From the Chryseobacterium fluminis genome, the window AAGATCTTGCTGCAAAATATATCACAAATTTTGAGCAGTACTGCAATACTGAAGAAGGGAAAAAGCTTATTGCTTCCGGTCCTCAATTGCAGGAACAAACAACAAACTAAGTTACAAAGCCTCATCAGTTTGATGAGGCTTTTTTAATATTTTTTACAGTTTTCAAGTAGCTCGTTCTGTTCATCCAATTGATAAATTACTGATTGAATTGATTTTTCATTCAGGTTTTTGATGATGATGCAGTGGTAGGCGGAAAAATGGTTTTCGTCATTCAGCATCTGATCCAAATATTTTGGGGTGGTAAAAACGACCCAGTACCTGGCGCCGTTAACTAAATCGATACTCACTTCTATAAGATCAGATTCTTCATCCGTTATTTCGTCGTCTATATGAATTGAAACTATTTCCGGTTCATTGTTTAAATCAAAATACCATTTTGCATACCATTTTAATTTATTTTCATCATTTTGTATTCTAATATTCTGTGGATTAATTTCTATGATTTTGTATGACTTCCTCTTAGTCAGTTGACCAGCATATATTCCAACGTTTTTACAGTACACCGAATCGCTTACTTCCATGACAACATCGGGAAATTACTTTAAACTTAAGATAGCCAGACGATATCCATCCAATCCGAATCCAGACAGCACAGCATCCGTATTCGCTGCTGTTACAGACTTCTGCCGAAACTCTTCTCTCTGGTAAATATTGCTGATGTGAACTTCCACTTTCTGCTTCCTGATATTCTTTAAACAATCTGCGATCGCATAAGAGTAATGGGTGAAAGCGCCCGGGTTGATCACTACGGCATCAAAATCATCTTCCTGCAATCTGTTAATCAGTTCTCCTTCGATATTAGACTGATAATAGTATAATTCATGACTGGGAAATTCTGATCTTAAGATTTCCAGATAATTTTCCATTGAAGTTGTCCCGTAGATCTCAGGTTCTCGTGTGCCCAACAGATTTAGATTAGGTCCGTTTACAATTAAAACTTTCATTCTATAAAATTAATTAAGTTTTTTTATTTATGCCGCAGTAGTTACGATTGTTTTCAGAAAAAAATAAACGCAATATCTCGCAGATATCTATAGACCACTTTTTGATGTGATTCTGAAATCGTACCTGACAAAACCCACTACGTACATGAATTCGGGCAGAGATAAATTTTTCCATTGCATTATTTTTAATGATATTTCTCATATTTATTAATTTAACATTTTTACGTAAGTAGTTGTTTCATTGGTTTTTGGTTAAAAATTAACTTAATTTTTGTGAAATTATAATTAATTTTTCAAAAGTCTACTTGTTTTATAGACTAATTGTTTTTAGATTTGCAGACCTATTTCGATCGGCTTATAAAGAAAGATGGAGGGAACTGACCCTGTGAAATCTTAACAACCTGCACAAAGCAAGGTGTTACATTCAGCCTTTAAAGGAAAAATAAGCAATTGGTTAATCGTATTGATCGGTGCCCTTTGCTGACTATTCTGTAAAGGGTAAATTTTTAATATTTGGTATAAAAAACTGATTATGATTAACAAAGATTCAATTAATTCAAAAGTCTGGATTCCGCCGGTAGCGGCATTCTTTCTCGGGATAGCACAGATTAATGCGCAGCAGACAAAAAATGATACGCTTCATGAAAAAGAGATCGATGAAGTCGTGGTGGTCGCGTACGGAAAAGCAAAAAGGACAAGTTATACAGGTTCGGTAGCAACCATTTCCAGCGAGAAAATCAACAACAGACCCGTTACCAATATCACGAAAGCACTGGAAGGGCAGGTTCCGGGACTTCAGGCAGTAAGTTCTTCGGGACAGCCGGGTTCCACGGCATCAATAAGAATTCGTGGGATCGGTTCTGTCAGTGCTTCCAGCAATCCTCTGTTTGTGGTAGACGGGATTCCTTTCGACGGAAATATCAATTCAATAAGTCCTAATGATATCGAATCGATCAGTGTGCTGAAGGATGCGACAGCGAGTTCCCTGTACGGATCACGAGGAGCGAACGGAATTATCATTATTACGACAAAATCAGGTAAGAAAGGAGAAGCCCGCGTGAATTTTAATATCAGTCAGGGCTTTTCAGGCCGTGCTGTAAAAGATTATGAGCAGCTGAGTACCGATCAGTACTACGAACTGTATTGGGAAGCATTGAGAAACGGGTATAAGTCCAGCCAGATTTCTTCTCAGCAGGCAGCGCAGATGGCAACGGATAATTTAGTGAATGCATTAGGCATTAATCCTTATGGAGCCAGCTATACAAAACCGGTGGGAACAGACGGGAAGCTGGTAGCCGGAGCGACTCCTTTATGGAACGACAACTGGAAAGATATCTTGCAGAGAGTGGCTTCAAGGAACCAGGTGGACCTGGACATCAGCGGTGGAAATGAGAAGAGCAATTATTTCTTCTCTCTGGGATACCTCGATGATAAGGGAATTGCCATTGAGTCAGGATTTAAGAGATACAGTACCAGATTAAAAATTA encodes:
- a CDS encoding type II 3-dehydroquinate dehydratase, producing MKVLIVNGPNLNLLGTREPEIYGTTSMENYLEILRSEFPSHELYYYQSNIEGELINRLQEDDFDAVVINPGAFTHYSYAIADCLKNIRKQKVEVHISNIYQREEFRQKSVTAANTDAVLSGFGLDGYRLAILSLK